DNA sequence from the Candidatus Binatia bacterium genome:
GCCCCCACGCGAATCACGGCAACGCCGCCTACCAACTTCGCGAGCCGCTCTTGCAGCTTTTCCCGGTCGTAATCGGAGGTGGTTTCCTCGATTTGTGCTCGGATCTGCTTGATGCGGCCTTCGATATCTGCCTTCTTTCCGGCACCATCAATGATCGTAGTGTTATCCTTATCCACTACTACCCGCTTACAACGGCCGAGGTCCTGCAGCGTGACATTTTCGAGCTTGATCCCGAGTTCCTCGGCAATCATCTTGCCTCCGGTGAGGATCGCGATGTCTTGCAACATCGCCTTGCGACGATCGCCGAAACCGGGGGCCTTCACCGCACAGACCTGCAGGGTTCCGCGGATCTTGTTCACCACGAGCGTGGCTAACGCCTCGCCTTCGACATCCTCCGCAATAATCAGCAGCGGCTTACCCGCCTTGGCGATTTGCTCGAGCAGCGGGAGCAGGTCCTTCATCGAGCTGATCTTCTTTTCGTGGACCAGGATGTACGGATCCTCCAGAACCGCTTCCATGCGCTCGGGATCCGTGACGAAGTACGGCGAGAGATAGCCACGGTCAAACTGCATACCCTCGACGACCTCGAGGGTCGTGTCCAAGCTCTTCGCTTCCTCGACGGTAATGACCCCTTCCTTACCCACTTTATCCATCGCCTCGGCGATGATGTCGCCAATGGCTTTATCCCCGTTGGCCGACACCGTCGCCACCTGCGCAATCTCGTCGCGGCCTTTTGTGCTCTTTGACAGCGACTTGAGCTCGTCGACGGCTTTGGCCACTGCCTTATCGATCCCACGCTTGATCGTCATCGGGTCATGGCCAGCAGCGACCATCTTCGACCCCTCGATGAAAATCGAGCGGGCAAGCACGGTAGCAGTGGTAGTTCCGTCACCAGCGACATCCGAGGTCTTGGACGCCACTTCCTTAACCATCTGGGCG
Encoded proteins:
- the groL gene encoding chaperonin GroEL (60 kDa chaperone family; promotes refolding of misfolded polypeptides especially under stressful conditions; forms two stacked rings of heptamers to form a barrel-shaped 14mer; ends can be capped by GroES; misfolded proteins enter the barrel where they are refolded when GroES binds), translated to MAAKEIRFGEAARHKIMRGVNILADAVTVTLGPKGRNVVIEKSWGAPTVTKDGVTVAKEIQLEDKFENMGAQMVKEVASKTSDVAGDGTTTATVLARSIFIEGSKMVAAGHDPMTIKRGIDKAVAKAVDELKSLSKSTKGRDEIAQVATVSANGDKAIGDIIAEAMDKVGKEGVITVEEAKSLDTTLEVVEGMQFDRGYLSPYFVTDPERMEAVLEDPYILVHEKKISSMKDLLPLLEQIAKAGKPLLIIAEDVEGEALATLVVNKIRGTLQVCAVKAPGFGDRRKAMLQDIAILTGGKMIAEELGIKLENVTLQDLGRCKRVVVDKDNTTIIDGAGKKADIEGRIKQIRAQIEETTSDYDREKLQERLAKLVGGVAVIRVGAATEVEMKEKKARVEDAMHATRAAVEEGIVPGGGVALVRAAAALEDLDVPEDEKVGVQIVRRAMEEPARRIAMNAGHDGSVVLEKIRAGKGAFGFNAQTEQFEDLMKAGIIDPTKVVRTALQNAASVAGLLLTTEAMVAEKPEEKKTPTPPTPNYDEM